Proteins encoded together in one Penicillium digitatum chromosome 1, complete sequence window:
- a CDS encoding Prefoldin subunit 3, putative, giving the protein MADSKKNTVTTQTNPRGIPVAPFIDNVSDYVSSREEVEPTLRSFQEMISKYQFMEVNTQRRGQGLREKIPDIKKTLEMVRFLQLRKESNPDSDLETNFELNDTLYARAAISPVDAEEVYLWLGANVMLAYPLSEAETMLDEKLSAAESSLQNCEEDLEFLREQITTLEVATARVYNWDVVERRKEKADGKGEEETKK; this is encoded by the exons ATGGCGGACTCCAAGAAGAA CACGGTAACAACACAAACCAACCCGCGCGGGATCCCCGTCGCACCTTTCATCGACAATGTCAGTGACTACGTCTCCTCCCGCGAGGAAGTCGAGCCTACCCTCCGCTCGTTCCAGGAGATGATTTCCAAGTACCAGTTTATGGAGGTGAACACCCAGCGCCGCGGCCAGGGCCTGCGGGAGAAGATCCCCGATATCAAAAAGACGCTGGAGATGGTGCGATTCTTGCAGCTGCGCAAGGAG TCCAACCCTGACTCAGACCTCGAGACTAATTTCGAACTCAATGATACCCTCTACGCCCGGGCTGCGATCTCGCCTGTCGATGCCGAAGAGGTCTACCTCTGGCTTGGGGCGAATGTCATGCTGGCGTACCCGCTTAGCGAGGCGGAGACGATGCTGGATGAGAAGCTTAGTGCCGCGGAGTCGAGCTTGCAGAATTGCGAGGAGGATCTGGAATTCTTGCGCGAGCAGATTACG ACATTGGAGGTTGCCACGGCGCGTGTGTACAACTGGGATGTTGTAGAAAGGCGTAAAGAAAAGGCGGATGGCAAGGGTGAGGAGGAAACTAAAAAATAA